The following proteins are co-located in the Neodiprion virginianus isolate iyNeoVirg1 chromosome 6, iyNeoVirg1.1, whole genome shotgun sequence genome:
- the LOC124307061 gene encoding uncharacterized protein LOC124307061, giving the protein MGVAMTSVVTVAWILLVTTTAAEDCSTDADCFQHQYCYETSKKCVNYTECALFDRQKGQKLARDAKQCGPCLPGFSAEVKTDGHESDTCKKNEANQYSYSTRIVCGIIVCIVIIAIVAYVIYFVVKSKCWEKLSTCGFERTVSVIKPTAPPASSNNNDYGDMYELRIPLQANGSTNYPGAVKEHYKPVKAQAFQAPEWVNTDANYDSQESPAALTTTLEIQDEETIQSNWTPGQITSPTVTDRPFASISAEQAENTTNTALDLVTRCPIPSSSGQERRENSGPSATPPRPEHSNANPNPPSATFISANVNLNVINSGCCSNSHK; this is encoded by the exons ATGGGGGTTGCCATGACTTCCGTGGTAACAGTCGCATGGATTTTGTTG GTAACAACGACTGCTGCGGAAGACTGTTCAACCGATGCTGATTGTTTTCAACATCAGTATTGCTACGAAACGTCCAAAAAGTGCGTCAACTATACGGAGTGTGCCTTATTTGACAGGCAGAAAGGCCAAAAACTAGCCCGCGATGCCAAGCAATGTGGTCCTTGTCTTCCGGG tttttccGCTGAAGTCAAGACGGACGGTCACGAATCAGATACGTGCAAGAAAAATGAAGCAAATCAGTATTCGTACAGCACTCGTATAGTATGCGGAATAATCGTGTGTATCGTAATTATTGCTATCGTCGCTTACGTTATATACTTCGTGG TTAAATCGAAATGTTGGGAAAAACTTTCAACATGTGGTTTCGAACGTACAGTTTCGGTGATAAAACCGACTGCTCCTCCGGCATCATCAAATAACA ATGATTATGGGGATATGTATGAACTGCGTATACCGCTGCAAGCAAATGGATCTACTAATTATCCCGGTGCTGTGAAGGAACATTATAAGCCAGTGAAGGCGCAAGCCTTTCAGGCACCAGAATGGGTTAATACAGATGCAAATTATGATTCTCAAGAAAGCCCGGCAGCGCTAACAACGACTTTAGAAATACAAGATGAAGAAACAATCCAGAGTAATTGGACGCCTGG acaaATTACTTCACCCACTGTCACCGATAGACCGTTTGCGAGTATTTCCGCTGAACAGGCTGAGAACACAACGAATACGGCCCTAGACCTTGTTACTCGGTGTCCTATCCCTTCATCTTCCGGTCAAGAACGTAGAGAAAATAGCGGACCGTCGGCCACACCACCACGCCCTGAACATAGTAACGCTAATCCAAATCCGCCCTCTGCCACCTTCATTTCGGCCAATGTTAATTTAAACGTGATAAACTCGGGATGCTGCTCAAATAGCcataaatga
- the LOC124307290 gene encoding trypsin-3-like, which translates to MNIFIFCLLFTSLASVFASPVPSGENRIVGGRNGTIEEVPYQISSLLDGSHNCGGSLINEYWIVSAAHCFQRDFSRYSVRIGSTMRNAGGTIHELDQIINHPNYSIPVTYANDIALLKVKEPMDFSARVQPIPLPEQYEMVPEGEFSTISGWGTIRWLVGPAADIVQIAEVPVTSREYCATAYGQSWITDDMLCAGFPEGGIDACQGDSGGPLVVDGVLHGAVSWGSGCALAGYPGVYARVSYFRDWIRENSGM; encoded by the exons ATGAacatctttattttttgtcttctGTTCACCAGCCTCGCCTCTGTATTCG CCTCGCCGGTTCCATCCGGTGAAAATCGAATCGTCGGCGGCAGAAATGGAACGATCGAAGAAGTCCCTTACCAG ATTTCCTCTTTGCTTGACGGCAGCCACAACTGCGGCGGTTCCCTCATTAACGAGTACTGGATCGTTTCGGCTGCGCACTGCTTCCAACG AGACTTTAGCCGCTACTCCGTCCGAATCGGAAGCACAATGCGGAACGCAGGTGGGACTATTCATGAACTAGATCAAATCATAAACCATCCAAATTACAGCATCCCCGTGACTTATGCCAATGACATTGCTCTCCTCAAG gTAAAGGAACCGATGGATTTTTCGGCTCGGGTTCAGCCTATCCCTTTGCCTGAACAATACGAAATGGTCCCAGAAGGTGAATTTAGTACTATCTCTGGCTGGGGAACTATTCGT TGGCTTGTTGGCCCCGCGGCTGATATCGTTCAAATCGCCGAAGTTCCTGTAACTTCGCGGGAATATTGTGCGACTGCTTATGGTCAAAGTTGGATCACCGACGACATGTTGTGCGCTGGTTTTCCCGAGGGTGGCATCGATGCTTGCCAG GGCGATTCTGGCGGCCCGTTGGTAGTCGATGGAGTTCTTCACGGTGCCGTTTCCTGGGGCAGCGGATGCGCTCTTGCCGGTTATCCCGGTGTCTATGCCAGAGTTTCCTACTTCCGCGACTGGATCAGAGAAAACTCTGGAATGTAG
- the LOC124306712 gene encoding nucleolar GTP-binding protein 2, with the protein MAKSHSASKAPRKEGFNRSGHSMNPERSTEGLKGVAKPRTKATIKRLQMYRNSKPKRNRVGKIISPAPFQGWHASGTVSRVEPSQRWFGNSRVVSQNALQQFQSALGTAMKDPYQVVMKQTRLPVTLLQQKAANARVHLLDTESFQNVFGPKKIRKRPNLPITTYDDMQAHVKEKEEKYNSEKDTKDHDLIRPDDGTRDVQRDWVMAAGQSRRIWNELYKVIDSSDVVIQVLDARDPMGTRSPPVEKYLKTEKTHKHLIFILNKVDLVPTWVTQRWVAILSAEHPTLAFHASLTHPFGKGSLINLLRQFAKLHGDKKQISVGFIGYPNTGKSSIINTLRSKKVCKVAPIAGETKVWQYITLMRRIYLIDCPGVVYPSAETDTEKVLKGVVRVELITNPEDYISHVLERVKPEYMRKTYKLDEWSDHIDFLEKLARRTGKLLKGGEPDVAIAARMVLNDWQRGKLPFFVPPVGFENPLPKKATEEETVAEVSNEINEDITSDKNEETENEAVKEPVKLSLNVVQDYRKIRIGLTFSSEDNRDVFADETGTIQNDDKDNNTSSAMSAYDSQPPSESEEEEEDEEEKEDNGEGELLHQERNDLKKSGSKKYKTTANAEEEKDSLKDDETFFGPEKDSLMQSAFDVVEEEYDSSDSEVREIKTTSSSGTFSVSDEPRKKEKTDPNEKKLTSKQRRAIERSNKRKKIGSDFYEVTNVKNRNRNRKVPKTR; encoded by the coding sequence atggCGAAATCACATTCTGCTAGTAAGGCTCCACGGAAGGAGGGATTCAACAGATCGGGGCACAGTATGAATCCTGAAAGATCGACCGAAGGGCTCAAAGGTGTAGCGAAGCCTCGAACGAAGGCGACAATTAAAAGGCTGCAGATGTATCGTAATTCGAAACCAAAGCGTAATAGAGTTGGTAAAATTATAAGTCCAGCTCCATTTCAAGGATGGCATGCATCTGGTACGGTTTCTCGAGTCGAGCCCAGTCAAAGGTGGTTTGGAAATTCACGTGTCGTTTCTCAGAATGCTCTTCAACAGTTTCAAAGTGCATTAGGAACAGCTATGAAAGATCCTTATCAGGTTGTGATGAAACAGACCAGATTGCCCGTTACTTTACTACAACAAAAAGCTGCTAATGCCAGGGTACATCTGCTCGATACAGAGAGTTTCCAAAATGTGTTTGGACCGAAGAAAATTAGGAAGCGACCTAATTTGCCCATTACAACCTACGATGATATGCAGGCTCACGTtaaggagaaggaggaaaaatatAACTCTGAGAAAGACACTAAAGATCATGATTTGATCAGACCGGATGATGGGACACGAGATGTACAGAGAGACTGGGTCATGGCTGCAGGACAAAGTAGAAGAATTTGGAATGAACTGTATAAAGTAATCGACTCATCAGATGTTGTTATTCAAGTTTTGGATGCCAGAGATCCAATGGGAACTCGATCTCCACCCGtagaaaaatatctaaaaactgaaaagacccataaacatttaattttcatattgaaCAAGGTCGACTTGGTACCAACTTGGGTCACACAGAGATGGGTTGCAATATTAAGTGCTGAACATCCGACCCTTGCTTTTCATGCCTCGTTGACTCATCCGTTTGGAAAGGGTTCATTGATTAATCTCCTACGTCAGTTTGCAAAGCTGCATGGAGATAAGAAACAAATTAGCGTCGGCTTTATAGGTTACCCAAATACAGGCAAAAGTTCCATCATAAATACTCTGAGATCTAAAAAAGTCTGCAAAGTTGCACCGATTGCCGGAGAAACCAAGGTATGGCAATACATTACCCTGATGCGGCGCATATATCTCATCGATTGTCCTGGCGTTGTTTATCCGTCTGCCGAAACAGATACGGAAAAAGTTCTGAAAGGCGTTGTTAGGGTTGAACTCATTACTAACCCTGAAGACTACATATCGCATGTATTGGAACGAGTGAAACCTGAATATATGCGTAAGACTTACAAACTCGACGAATGGTCAGACCACATAGACttcttggaaaaattagcacGTCGGACTGGCAAACTATTAAAAGGCGGAGAACCTGACGTAGCAATAGCAGCACGAATGGTTCTTAACGACTGGCAACGCGGAAAGCTTCCTTTCTTTGTCCCACCTGTGGGATTTGAAAATCCATTACCTAAGAAGGCAACGGAAGAGGAGACTGTTGCTGAAGtatcaaatgaaataaacgaAGATATTACTTCGGATAAAAATGAGGAAACTGAGAATGAGGCAGTGAAAGAACCTGTCAAATTGTCACTTAATGTTGTCCAAGATTACAGGAAGATCAGAATTGGTTTGACATTCTCAAGTGAAGACAACAGAGATGTTTTTGCTGATGAAACCGGAACTATTCAGAACGATGATAAGGATAATAATACAAGTTCAGCTATGTCTGCATATGACTCCCAGCCGCCTAGTGAAtctgaagaagaagaagaagatgaagaagaaaaagaagataatGGTGAAGGAGAGTTGTTACACCAAGAGAGAAATGACCTGAAAAAGTCTGGAAGTAAGAAATACAAAACAACAGCAAATGctgaagaagagaaagattCATTAAAGGATGATGAGACGTTTTTTGGACCTGAGAAAGATAGCTTGATGCAAAGTGCCTTCGATGTTGTAGAAGAAGAATACGATTCTAGTGATAGTGAAGTTAGAGAGATTAAAACAACCTCCAGCAGCGGTACATTCAGCGTCTCTGACGAAccaaggaaaaaagaaaaaacagatccaaatgaaaagaaattaactAGTAAGCAAAGAAGAGCTATAGAGAGATCAAATAAGCGAAAGAAAATAGGAAGCGATTTCTATGAAGTTACTAATGTAAAGAACAGAAATAGAAACAGAAAAGTTCCGAAGACAAGATAA
- the LOC124306713 gene encoding actin-interacting protein 1 isoform X2: MSYETKYIFATLPRTQRGQPLVLGSDPKGKNFLYTNGNSVIIRNIDNPAIADVYTEHSCPVNVAKYSPSGFYIASGDQSGKVRIWDTVNKEHILKNEFHPIGGPIKDIAWSPDNQRMVVVGEGRERFGHVFMAETGTSVGEISGQSKSINSCDFRPARPFRLITGSEDNTIAVFEGPPFKFKMTKQDHGRFVQAVRYSPSGNLFASAGFDGKVFIYDGTTSDLVGEVGSPAHQGGVYGVAWKPDGTQLLTASGDKTCKLWDVETRSLISEFNLGSTVDDQQVSCLWQGNHLLSVSLSGFINYLDINNPDKPLRVIKGHNKPITVLALSTDRSTIYTGSHDGYITNWNAESGENDRVQGQGHGNQMNGMKAAGDKLYTCGIDDSLKIVDVSSNTYTGASIKLDSQPRGLDIYGDIVVTVSVRQITIVQDGRKMSSLSVDFEPSCVTINQENGDVTVGGTTDNKAHVYELSGTNLSPKTELQHLGPITDASYSPDNKYLVVCDANRKVILYALPEYKLAHNKEWGFHNARVNSVAWSPDSLHVASGSLDTTIIIWSVESPAKHTIIKNAHPQSQITRLVWLDDETLISVGQDCNTKIWRVEKI; this comes from the exons ATGTCATATGAAACGA AATACATATTTGCAACTTTGCCACGTACGCAAAGAGGTCAACCTTTGGTACTTGGCAGTGATCCtaagggaaaaaatttcctttatACCAATGGAAACAGTGTTATTATTAGGAATATCGAT aACCCAGCTATCGCTGATGTTTACACTGAACATTCTTGCCCGGTGAATGTTGCCAAATATTCGCCTAGTGGTTTTTACATAGCATCTGGTG ATCAATCTGGGAAGGTTCGTATCTGGGATACCGTGAACAAAGAACATAttctgaaaaatgaatttcaccCTATTGGAGGACCCATTAAAGATATAGCTTGGTCTCCGGATAACCAACGTATGGTGGTTGTTGGCGAGGGTAGAGAAAG ATTTGGTCATGTATTTATGGCTGAAACAGGGACGTCAGTGGGAGAAATATCGGGTCAGAGCAAGTCGATTAATTCTTGTGACTTTAGACCAGCAAGACCATTCAGACTTATTACTGGGAGTGAAGATAACACAATTGCCGTGTTCGAAGGGCCACCGTTCAAATTCAA GATGACCAAACAAGATCATGGTAGATTTGTTCAGGCTGTTCGTTACTCTCCATCTGGCAATCTATTTGCATCAGCAGGATTTGATGGAAAGGTTTTCATCTACGATGGTACCACATCTGATCTTGTTGGCGAAGTTGGTTCTCCGGCCCATCAAGGAGGAGTTTATGGC GTTGCCTGGAAGCCAGATGGCACACAACTTCTCACAGCCTCGGGGGATAAAACGTGTAAGCTCTGGGATGTGGAAACAAGATCACTTATTAGCGAGTTCAACTTGGGCTCAACTGTAGATGACCAGCAG GTCAGCTGTTTGTGGCAAGGCAACCATTTGCTGAGTGTATCATTGAGCGGATTCATTAATTATCTAGACATCAACAACCCCGACAAACCGTTGAGAGTAATCAAG gGACATAACAAACCAATCACGGTATTAGCATTGAGTACAGACAGAAGCACAATTTACACAGGTTCCCATGATGGTTACATTACTAACTGGAATGCTGAGTCGGGTGAAAATGATCGTGTTCAAGGACAAGGACATGGTAATCAAATGAATGGAATGAAAGCCGCTGGAGATAAACTTTACACTTGTGGTATTGATGACAGTTTGAAGATCGTCGATGTATCCTCTAATACTTATACCGGGGCCTCAATCAAACTAGATTCCCAGCCACGAGGTCTTGATATATATGGAGATATCGTTGTCACTGTTTCCGTCAGACAG ATAACAATTGTTCAAGATGGTAGAAAAATGTCGAGTCTTTCAGTTGATTTTGAACCATCCTGCGTCACGATTAATCAGGAAAATGGTGACGTAACAGTTGGTGGTACAACTGATAATAAG GCTCATGTTTATGAATTATCTGGAACCAACCTTTCTCCAAAAACTGAACTACAACATCTTGGTCCGATTACTGACGCTTCCTACAGTCCTGATAACAAATATCTTGTCGTCTGTGATGCCAACAGAAAGGTGATACTGTATGCGCTACCTGAATATAAG CTAGCACATAACAAGGAGTGGGGCTTCCATAATGCAAGAGTAAATTCTGTTGCGTGGTCGCCTGATTCTCTTCATGTAGCCAGTGGTAGTCTTGACACCACAATTATTATATGGAGCGTGGAAAGTCCTGCCAAGCATACCATCATTAAGA ATGCCCATCCACAAAGTCAAATTACTCGTTTGGTATGGCTTGATGATGAAACGTTGATATCTGTTGGTCAGGATTGCAACACTAAAATATGGCgtgtggaaaaaatataa
- the LOC124306713 gene encoding actin-interacting protein 1 isoform X1 — protein sequence MSYETKYIFATLPRTQRGQPLVLGSDPKGKNFLYTNGNSVIIRNIDNPAIADVYTEHSCPVNVAKYSPSGFYIASGDQSGKVRIWDTVNKEHILKNEFHPIGGPIKDIAWSPDNQRMVVVGEGRERFGHVFMAETGTSVGEISGQSKSINSCDFRPARPFRLITGSEDNTIAVFEGPPFKFKMTKQDHGRFVQAVRYSPSGNLFASAGFDGKVFIYDGTTSDLVGEVGSPAHQGGVYGVAWKPDGTQLLTASGDKTCKLWDVETRSLISEFNLGSTVDDQQVSCLWQGNHLLSVSLSGFINYLDINNPDKPLRVIKGHNKPITVLALSTDRSTIYTGSHDGYITNWNAESGENDRVQGQGHGNQMNGMKAAGDKLYTCGIDDSLKIVDVSSNTYTGASIKLDSQPRGLDIYGDIVVTVSVRQITIVQDGRKMSSLSVDFEPSCVTINQENGDVTVGGTTDNKAHVYELSGTNLSPKTELQHLGPITDASYSPDNKYLVVCDANRKVILYALPEYKKLAHNKEWGFHNARVNSVAWSPDSLHVASGSLDTTIIIWSVESPAKHTIIKNAHPQSQITRLVWLDDETLISVGQDCNTKIWRVEKI from the exons ATGTCATATGAAACGA AATACATATTTGCAACTTTGCCACGTACGCAAAGAGGTCAACCTTTGGTACTTGGCAGTGATCCtaagggaaaaaatttcctttatACCAATGGAAACAGTGTTATTATTAGGAATATCGAT aACCCAGCTATCGCTGATGTTTACACTGAACATTCTTGCCCGGTGAATGTTGCCAAATATTCGCCTAGTGGTTTTTACATAGCATCTGGTG ATCAATCTGGGAAGGTTCGTATCTGGGATACCGTGAACAAAGAACATAttctgaaaaatgaatttcaccCTATTGGAGGACCCATTAAAGATATAGCTTGGTCTCCGGATAACCAACGTATGGTGGTTGTTGGCGAGGGTAGAGAAAG ATTTGGTCATGTATTTATGGCTGAAACAGGGACGTCAGTGGGAGAAATATCGGGTCAGAGCAAGTCGATTAATTCTTGTGACTTTAGACCAGCAAGACCATTCAGACTTATTACTGGGAGTGAAGATAACACAATTGCCGTGTTCGAAGGGCCACCGTTCAAATTCAA GATGACCAAACAAGATCATGGTAGATTTGTTCAGGCTGTTCGTTACTCTCCATCTGGCAATCTATTTGCATCAGCAGGATTTGATGGAAAGGTTTTCATCTACGATGGTACCACATCTGATCTTGTTGGCGAAGTTGGTTCTCCGGCCCATCAAGGAGGAGTTTATGGC GTTGCCTGGAAGCCAGATGGCACACAACTTCTCACAGCCTCGGGGGATAAAACGTGTAAGCTCTGGGATGTGGAAACAAGATCACTTATTAGCGAGTTCAACTTGGGCTCAACTGTAGATGACCAGCAG GTCAGCTGTTTGTGGCAAGGCAACCATTTGCTGAGTGTATCATTGAGCGGATTCATTAATTATCTAGACATCAACAACCCCGACAAACCGTTGAGAGTAATCAAG gGACATAACAAACCAATCACGGTATTAGCATTGAGTACAGACAGAAGCACAATTTACACAGGTTCCCATGATGGTTACATTACTAACTGGAATGCTGAGTCGGGTGAAAATGATCGTGTTCAAGGACAAGGACATGGTAATCAAATGAATGGAATGAAAGCCGCTGGAGATAAACTTTACACTTGTGGTATTGATGACAGTTTGAAGATCGTCGATGTATCCTCTAATACTTATACCGGGGCCTCAATCAAACTAGATTCCCAGCCACGAGGTCTTGATATATATGGAGATATCGTTGTCACTGTTTCCGTCAGACAG ATAACAATTGTTCAAGATGGTAGAAAAATGTCGAGTCTTTCAGTTGATTTTGAACCATCCTGCGTCACGATTAATCAGGAAAATGGTGACGTAACAGTTGGTGGTACAACTGATAATAAG GCTCATGTTTATGAATTATCTGGAACCAACCTTTCTCCAAAAACTGAACTACAACATCTTGGTCCGATTACTGACGCTTCCTACAGTCCTGATAACAAATATCTTGTCGTCTGTGATGCCAACAGAAAGGTGATACTGTATGCGCTACCTGAATATAAG AAG CTAGCACATAACAAGGAGTGGGGCTTCCATAATGCAAGAGTAAATTCTGTTGCGTGGTCGCCTGATTCTCTTCATGTAGCCAGTGGTAGTCTTGACACCACAATTATTATATGGAGCGTGGAAAGTCCTGCCAAGCATACCATCATTAAGA ATGCCCATCCACAAAGTCAAATTACTCGTTTGGTATGGCTTGATGATGAAACGTTGATATCTGTTGGTCAGGATTGCAACACTAAAATATGGCgtgtggaaaaaatataa
- the LOC124306715 gene encoding protein abrupt encodes MESQQQFCLRWHNFQNTLLSSLPKLLDGGYLTDVTLSAGGRHIRAHKIILSACSYYFKELFKDFSIQQHPVIVLPGTEYADLCALVTFMYNGEVNIYQEQLPAILAMADTLHIRGLADIAGKESKPDNGAYVRSPFLDREKDSLETMPTANLNENTIHLAKAQPVTAALLHNNLEEESSNEQQDTPYSLKIKPYYSINEKLNQREKKSFGSNIQTSANIDKNVRIDESLNECMPLAEDNNSLLTNSKPAPVLESDNPNFGFLTASIINRSASHACNKTSVTCLICGKQLSNQYNLRVHMETHNNSSYSCTACPHVSRSRDALRKHVSYRHPVASPQKRPRCSSTKP; translated from the exons ATGGAAAGTCAGCAGCAATTTTGCCTACGTTGgcacaattttcaaaacacaCTTCTCAGCTCGTTACCAAAATTGCTGGATGGAGGATATTTAACAGACGTCACCCTAAGCGCAGGTGGAAGGCATATTCGAGCTCACAAAATCATTCTCTCAGCTTGCAGCTACTATTTCAAGGAGCTGTTCAAG GATTTCAGTATTCAACAACATCCGGTCATAGTACTTCCAGGGACAGAGTATGCAGATCTATGCGCATTGGTAACATTTATGTATAATGGAGAAGTGAACATCTACCAAGAACAGCTGCCAGCAATCTTAGCTATGGCAGACACCCTTCACATTCGAGGATTAGCTGATATTGCTGGG AAGGAATCTAAACCCGATAATGGTGCTTACGTTCGGTCTCCATTTTTGGATCGAGAAAAAGATTCGTTGGAGACAATGCCGACAGCAAATTTAAATGAGAATACAATACATCTGGCTAAAGCACAACCGGTAACTGCAGCGCTGTTACACAATAATCTTGAAGAGGAATCGTCAAACGAACAGCAAGATACGCCATATAGTCTCAAAATAAAGCCTTACTATTCCATAAATGAGAAATTGAatcaaagagagaaaaaatcttTTGGTAGTAATATTCAAACTTCCGctaatattgataaaaatgttCGCATTGATGAATCTTTAAACGAATGTATGCCTCTCGCCGAAGACAATAATTCTTTGCTCACCAATTCAAAACCCGCTCCAGTTTTAGAATCGGATAATCCgaattttggttttttaacTGCATCGATAATAAACAGAAGCGCTTCGCACGCGTGCAACAAAACCAGCGTTACGTGTCTAATTTGCGGCAAGCAATTGAGTAACCAATATAATTTACGTGTTCACATGGAAACACACAACAACAGTTCGTACAGCTGCACCGCTTGCCCGCATGTGTCTCGTTCTCGCGATGCCCTAAGGAAACACGTTTCGTACAGACACCCTGTTGCCTCTCCCCAAAAACGCCCAAGATGCAGTTCAACTAAACCCTAG
- the LOC124306714 gene encoding asparagine--tRNA ligase, cytoplasmic has product MLEQKFSQLSLDGIYTSEKAGSDETGDGTQGKPFKTILQAMRHAGKEPFPTIYQDAKTEGEKYEPAAKSQLKKITKIWMREQYKTADQQKKLVEDEENRSRNLDEAKLVIIVEDSSLPVAKLVKIKNATASRDQRVKICGWVHRLRRQGKALMFITLRDGTGFLQCVLNNKLCQTYDALTLSTESAVELYGTLKTVPEGKVAPGGHELHVDYWKLIGSAPPGGAETILNEEAQSDVQLDNRHIMIRGENTSRILMMRSVLTQAFRDHYSDRGYCEVTPPTLVQTQVEGGSTLFKLDYFGEEAFLTQSSQLYLETCLPAMGDVYCIAQSYRAEQSRTRRHLAEYTHVEAECPFITFDNLLNRLEDLICDVVDRVLKSPLGSLVKELNPKFEVPKRPFKRMNYTDAIEYLKVNNITKEDGSFYEFGEDIPEKPEREMTDKLNEPIMLCRFPSEIKSFYMQKCPEDERLTESVDVLLPNVGEIVGGSMRIWDYEELMKGYQRANIDPSPYYWYTDQRKYGSCPHGGYGLGLERFICWLLNRYHIREVCLYPRFLERCRP; this is encoded by the exons ATGCTGgagcaaaaattttcccagctGTCCCTTG ATGGTATATATACATCTGAAAAAGCCGGTAGTGATGAAACTGGTGATGGGACACAAGGCAAACCGttcaaaacaattttgcaAGCGATGCGTCATGCCGGCAAAGAGCCTTTTCCAACCATATATCAGGATGCGAAAACGGAAGGGGAAAAGTATGAGCCTGCTGCAAAATCTCAGTTGAaaaagattacaaaaatttggaTGAGAGAGCAGTATAAAACTGCTGATCAGCAGAAGAAGTTAGTGGAAGATGAGGAAAATAGATCAAGGAACTTGGATGAAGCAAAATTAGTTATTATAGTTGAAGACTCCTCTCTTCCAGTGGCGAAACttgtcaaaatcaaaaatgccacTGCCAGCAGGGATCAACGAGTAAAAATTTGTGGTTGGGTGCATCGCTTAAGACGTCAAg GTAAGGCGCTTATGTTTATTACCTTGAGAGATGGGACTGGCTTTTTACAATGTGTTTTAAACAACAAATTGTGCCAAACTTATGACGCTCTCACTTTGAGTACTGAGTCTGCTGTCGAGTTATACGGTACTCTGAAAACGGTACCAGAAGGCAAAGTT GCGCCCGGTGGCCATGAACTTCATGTTGATTACTGGAAACTAATTGGATCCGCTCCACCTGGTGGTGcagaaacaattttaaacgaaGAGGCTCAGTCAGATGTACAGCTAGACAATCGCCACATCATGATACGTGGCGAGAAT ACGTCAAGGATTTTGATGATGAGATCCGTATTGACACAGGCATTCAGAGATCATTACAGTGACCGAGGCTATTGTGAGGTAACGCCACCGACATTAGTCCAGACTCAAGTTGAAGGAGGATCCACGCTTTTTAAACTTGATTACTTTGG AGAAGAGGCATTCTTGACCCAGAGTTCTCAGCTTTATCTTGAAACTTGTTTGCCAGCCATGGGTGATGTGTATTGCATTGCACAGTCCTACAGAGCCGAGCAGTCTAGAACACGTCGACATCTTGCAGA GTATACTCACGTTGAGGCAGAGTGCCCATTCATTACATTCGATAACCTTCTGAATCGGCTCGAAGATTTAATTTGTGATGTTGTTGACCGCGTACTAAAATCACCACTAGGTTCTCTTGTTAAGGAGCTCAATCCTAAATTTGAAGTTCCAAAGCGACCCTTTAAACGCATGAACTACACTGATGCTATTGAATACCTAAAAGTAAACAACATCACCAAAGAAGATGGTAGTTTTTACGAATTTGGAGAG gACATTCCTGAAAAACCAGAAAGAGAAATGACCGACAAATTGAACGAACCAATAATGCTTTGTCGTTTCCCATCTGAGATAAAGTCTTTCTATATGCAAAAATGCCCAGAAGATGAACGTCTGACTGAATCTGTTGACGTACTCTTACCAAATGTAGGGGAAATAGTCGGAGGTTCTATGCGTATTTGGGACTATGAAGAACTCATGAAGGGGTATCAGCGAGCAAACATCGACCCTTCACCTTATTACTGGTATACCGATCAG cgTAAATATGGATCCTGTCCTCATGGTGGTTACGGATTAGGATTGGAGAGATTCATTTGTTGGTTACTGAACAGGTACCATATTCGAGAAGTCTGTCTCTATCCTCGATTTTTAGAGCGCTGTCGCCCTTAA